The Desulfomicrobium orale DSM 12838 genome includes a window with the following:
- the ahbD gene encoding heme b synthase: MAGHPHQTAHPHGPGGHPHGTGQGMVRTLADGTPACKLIAWEVTRSCNLACKHCRAEAHLEPYEGELSNAEAKALIDTFPEVGTPIIIFTGGDPMMRPDVYELMRYATDKGLRCVMSPNGTLITPETAVLIREAGVKRCSISIDGPDAASHDDFRGVPGAFDASMRGIRHLKEAGLEFQINTTVTRANLGSFRQIFDLCERLGAAAWHIFLLVPTGRAAKLGAEVITAGEYEDVLNWFYDFRKTTKMHLKATCAPHYYRIMRQRAREEGVPVTPENFGLDAMTRGCLGGTGFCFISHVGQVQPCGYLELDCGNVRDTPFPEIWRSSRQFRQFRSQKEYEGKCGVCEYHRVCGGCRARAHSMNDNYMAEEPLCTYLPRKAAEE, encoded by the coding sequence ATGGCCGGGCATCCGCACCAGACGGCCCATCCTCACGGACCGGGCGGGCACCCGCATGGAACGGGGCAGGGCATGGTCAGAACCCTGGCCGACGGCACTCCGGCCTGCAAGCTCATTGCCTGGGAAGTGACCAGATCCTGCAATCTGGCCTGCAAGCACTGCCGGGCGGAAGCCCATCTGGAGCCCTACGAGGGCGAGCTGAGCAATGCCGAAGCCAAGGCCCTCATCGACACTTTTCCGGAGGTGGGCACTCCCATCATCATTTTCACCGGCGGCGATCCCATGATGCGTCCGGATGTGTACGAGCTCATGCGCTACGCCACGGACAAGGGCCTGCGCTGCGTCATGTCTCCCAACGGGACGCTGATCACTCCGGAAACCGCGGTCCTTATCCGCGAGGCCGGGGTCAAACGATGTTCCATCTCCATAGACGGCCCGGACGCGGCCAGTCATGACGACTTTCGCGGTGTACCCGGCGCCTTCGATGCTTCCATGCGCGGCATCCGCCATCTGAAGGAGGCCGGGCTGGAGTTTCAGATCAACACGACCGTCACCCGCGCCAATCTGGGCAGTTTCAGGCAGATTTTCGACCTGTGCGAGCGGCTGGGCGCGGCGGCCTGGCATATTTTCCTGCTGGTACCCACGGGCCGGGCCGCAAAGCTCGGCGCGGAGGTGATCACGGCCGGGGAGTACGAAGACGTGCTGAACTGGTTCTACGATTTCCGCAAGACCACGAAAATGCATCTCAAGGCCACCTGTGCCCCGCATTATTACCGCATCATGCGCCAGCGGGCCAGGGAGGAAGGCGTACCCGTCACTCCCGAAAATTTCGGATTGGACGCCATGACCCGCGGCTGTCTGGGCGGCACGGGCTTCTGCTTCATCTCCCATGTGGGGCAAGTGCAGCCCTGCGGCTATCTGGAGCTGGACTGCGGTAACGTCCGCGACACCCCCTTTCCGGAGATCTGGCGCTCTTCCAGACAGTTCAGGCAGTTCCGCAGCCAGAAGGAATACGAGGGCAAGTGCGGGGTCTGCGAATACCACAGGGTCTGCGGCGGCTGCCGGGCCAGGGCCCATTCCATGAACGACAACTACATGGCCGAGGAGCCCCTGTGCACCTATCTGCCCCGCAAGGCCGCGGAGGAATGA
- a CDS encoding AsnC family transcriptional regulator produces MDAHDKKILDIIQTRFPLESRPYAAIGEQVGLTEAETLARVRALTEKGVIRRIGANFQSARLGWHSTLCAARVPEDRMEEFSAEVNRLPGVTHSYLRAHRQNFWFTFIGPSWENVQETLAAITRKTGIAILNLPADKVYKIQVDFKMGDREE; encoded by the coding sequence ATGGACGCCCACGACAAGAAAATTCTGGATATCATACAGACCAGATTCCCGCTGGAAAGCCGCCCTTACGCCGCCATCGGCGAACAGGTGGGGCTGACCGAGGCCGAAACCCTGGCCAGGGTCCGGGCACTCACGGAAAAAGGAGTCATCCGCCGCATCGGGGCCAATTTCCAGTCGGCCCGGCTGGGCTGGCACTCCACCCTGTGCGCGGCCCGCGTGCCCGAGGATCGCATGGAAGAATTCAGTGCCGAGGTGAACCGGCTGCCCGGCGTGACCCACAGCTATCTGCGCGCCCATCGCCAGAATTTCTGGTTCACTTTCATCGGGCCGTCCTGGGAGAATGTGCAGGAGACTCTGGCCGCAATCACCCGAAAGACCGGCATCGCCATTTTGAACCTGCCCGCCGACAAGGTGTACAAAATTCAAGTGGACTTCAAAATGGGGGACCGGGAGGAATAA
- the rpe gene encoding ribulose-phosphate 3-epimerase produces the protein MRRFILSPSLLSADFGNLRGELEALEAAGLEWVHWDVMDGLFVPNITFGPPVIKALRASSKLFFDVHLMIDHPERYIREFADAGADLLCVHAETGVHLERTISAIREAGMQTGLALNPATPLNVAEYLLPQLDMVLVMSVNPGFGGQKFIPFCKEKIAALSKMIRERGLSTLIQVDGGVTLDNARELSDLGADVLVSGSAFFGHPPYAGRYQDFQRKMES, from the coding sequence ATGCGCCGATTCATCCTGTCTCCGTCGCTGCTGTCGGCGGATTTCGGCAACCTGCGGGGCGAGCTTGAGGCTCTGGAAGCGGCTGGGCTTGAGTGGGTGCATTGGGATGTCATGGACGGTCTGTTCGTGCCCAACATCACCTTCGGCCCGCCGGTCATCAAGGCTTTGCGGGCTTCGTCCAAGCTTTTTTTCGATGTGCATCTGATGATCGACCATCCCGAACGCTACATCCGGGAGTTCGCCGACGCCGGAGCCGACCTGCTCTGCGTGCACGCCGAAACCGGCGTGCATCTGGAACGCACCATCAGCGCCATCCGCGAGGCGGGCATGCAGACCGGTCTGGCCCTCAATCCGGCCACGCCCCTGAACGTCGCCGAATATCTGCTGCCGCAGCTGGACATGGTGCTCGTCATGAGCGTCAATCCGGGCTTCGGCGGCCAGAAGTTCATTCCTTTCTGCAAGGAGAAAATCGCCGCTCTTTCAAAGATGATCCGGGAGAGAGGCCTGTCCACTCTGATCCAGGTGGACGGCGGCGTGACTCTGGACAATGCCCGCGAGCTGTCGGATCTGGGTGCGGACGTGCTGGTCTCGGGTTCGGCGTTTTTCGGACATCCGCCATATGCCGGAAGATATCAGGATTTTCAGAGAAAAATGGAAAGCTGA
- a CDS encoding DUF554 domain-containing protein, translating into MIFPLGSVVNALAIVIGAVVGLLLHGRLPENMRRIVFQGLGLCVVVIGMQMALRGENFLPVALSVLMGGILGEYLRLEERFSALAGRLKALLHSGNARFVEGLVNASLIYCIGAMAILGSFDEGIRGDHSILFTKSLLDGFAAIALASTYGSGVLFAAVPVLLYQGTLTVFAGFFQPWFSEYLIAQLTATGGVLVLGIGINLLGVTTIRLSSLLPSLAVIVPLSLF; encoded by the coding sequence ATGATTTTTCCTTTGGGGTCGGTGGTCAACGCCCTGGCCATTGTCATCGGGGCGGTCGTCGGGCTTCTGCTGCACGGCCGGTTGCCCGAGAACATGCGCAGAATCGTCTTTCAGGGGCTGGGGCTTTGTGTCGTGGTCATCGGCATGCAGATGGCCCTGCGGGGAGAAAATTTTCTGCCCGTGGCCCTGAGCGTGCTGATGGGCGGCATCCTCGGCGAGTATCTCCGGCTGGAGGAGCGTTTCTCCGCACTGGCCGGGCGGCTCAAGGCTCTTTTGCACTCGGGCAATGCCCGGTTCGTGGAGGGGCTGGTCAACGCCTCGCTCATCTACTGCATCGGAGCCATGGCCATACTGGGCTCCTTTGACGAAGGCATCCGGGGCGATCATTCCATCCTGTTCACCAAATCCCTCCTGGACGGCTTCGCCGCCATCGCCCTGGCCTCGACATACGGTTCCGGCGTGCTCTTCGCGGCTGTTCCGGTACTTCTCTATCAGGGAACGCTGACGGTCTTCGCCGGTTTCTTCCAGCCCTGGTTTTCGGAATATCTCATCGCCCAACTCACCGCCACAGGCGGCGTGCTGGTGCTGGGCATCGGCATCAACCTGCTGGGTGTCACGACCATCCGCCTCTCCAGCCTGCTGCCGTCCCTTGCGGTCATCGTGCCCTTGTCTCTCTTTTAG
- a CDS encoding N-acetylmuramoyl-L-alanine amidase, whose translation MRTFLRVFWMAAVVCALAAAAQAGAREDYQRGLSSFKALLANEKRAALRDEWLGTAAFFEKSLGGDARGESAPKCMYFLGRCHEELGKRSFLKADRQNALAAFDRMLKAFPRHSWADDSLYRKGLIMLEQAGDTDAARKIFQDVIDHYPKGDMAPEARKHLETLGGKSGKKDTVQAGKKASAKSARSGGTPARLNGIRHWSGQEYTRVVLDLDREVAYERTLEEQGGNKELRISLPGTTVAADVMRARNVGDGTLAQIRVGEGGGRTLVTVDLLRAGNYRVFALPDPYRVVIDVYADSGAGESGPDAAGTDHVRDTLEELQREQKSAPAREETAAKGSQKGGKRGGAADARASKSGQPALVPSAKQKKYSGSLMEQLGLKVRTVMIDAGHGGKDPGAIANGVREKDVNLRMARIMGNMLQAQGFKVLYTRTTDKFIPLEERTALANAKGADLFISIHCNAYKDPRIHGLEVYYLNLATDAQAVRVAARENGVSAKKISDMQFILSDLMLNSKINESRQMAALVEKEVMRGVGPRYKISSHGSKGAFFYVLTGARMPSVLVELGYLTNPKEAAHLDSDEYLTAMARGLVNGIMAYKKKLERYSG comes from the coding sequence ATGCGAACATTTCTTAGAGTTTTCTGGATGGCGGCCGTTGTCTGCGCGCTGGCCGCGGCGGCCCAGGCCGGAGCCCGCGAGGATTACCAGCGCGGCCTGTCCTCCTTCAAGGCTTTACTGGCCAATGAAAAACGGGCCGCCCTGCGGGACGAATGGCTCGGAACGGCGGCGTTTTTCGAGAAATCCCTGGGCGGGGACGCGCGGGGGGAAAGTGCTCCCAAGTGCATGTATTTCCTGGGCCGCTGCCATGAAGAGCTGGGCAAGCGGTCTTTCCTGAAAGCCGACCGCCAGAACGCCCTGGCCGCCTTCGACCGGATGCTCAAGGCTTTTCCCAGGCACTCCTGGGCCGACGACTCCCTGTACCGGAAGGGGCTGATCATGCTGGAGCAGGCCGGGGATACGGACGCGGCCCGGAAAATTTTCCAGGATGTGATCGACCATTACCCCAAAGGGGACATGGCCCCTGAAGCCAGAAAGCATCTGGAAACCCTGGGCGGGAAAAGCGGGAAAAAGGACACCGTCCAGGCCGGCAAGAAAGCTTCGGCGAAATCCGCCCGCTCCGGCGGGACGCCCGCCCGGCTGAACGGCATTCGGCACTGGTCGGGCCAGGAATATACGCGGGTGGTGCTGGATCTGGACCGGGAGGTCGCCTACGAGCGTACCCTCGAAGAACAGGGAGGAAACAAGGAGCTGCGCATCTCCCTCCCGGGGACGACGGTGGCCGCGGATGTCATGCGTGCACGCAACGTGGGGGACGGCACTCTGGCCCAGATCCGTGTGGGCGAAGGCGGCGGCCGCACCCTTGTCACGGTGGACCTTTTGCGGGCGGGCAATTACCGGGTTTTCGCCCTGCCGGACCCGTACCGGGTGGTCATCGACGTCTATGCGGACTCCGGAGCCGGAGAGTCCGGCCCGGACGCCGCCGGAACGGACCATGTGCGGGACACGCTGGAAGAGCTTCAGCGCGAACAGAAATCTGCTCCAGCCAGAGAAGAGACGGCCGCCAAAGGCTCCCAGAAAGGCGGGAAGCGGGGGGGTGCGGCTGACGCTCGGGCATCGAAATCCGGCCAGCCGGCCCTGGTGCCCAGCGCAAAACAGAAGAAGTATTCCGGCTCCCTCATGGAACAGCTCGGGCTGAAAGTGCGCACCGTCATGATCGATGCCGGTCACGGAGGAAAGGATCCGGGAGCCATCGCCAACGGCGTGCGGGAGAAGGACGTCAATCTGCGCATGGCCAGAATCATGGGCAACATGCTCCAGGCTCAGGGCTTCAAGGTGCTCTACACGCGGACCACGGACAAGTTCATCCCGCTGGAGGAACGAACGGCCCTGGCCAACGCCAAAGGCGCGGACCTGTTCATCTCCATCCACTGCAACGCCTACAAGGACCCGAGGATTCACGGACTGGAGGTCTATTATCTGAACCTGGCAACAGACGCCCAGGCCGTGCGCGTCGCCGCGCGGGAGAACGGAGTTTCGGCGAAGAAAATCAGCGACATGCAGTTCATCCTTTCGGACCTGATGCTCAATTCCAAAATCAATGAATCCCGCCAGATGGCCGCCCTGGTGGAAAAGGAAGTCATGCGCGGCGTGGGGCCCCGGTACAAGATATCCAGCCACGGCTCCAAGGGCGCGTTTTTCTATGTGCTGACCGGAGCCCGGATGCCATCCGTCCTGGTGGAACTCGGTTACCTGACCAATCCGAAGGAAGCGGCGCACCTTGATTCCGACGAATACCTCACGGCCATGGCCAGAGGGCTGGTCAACGGCATCATGGCCTATAAGAAGAAACTGGAACGGTATTCGGGATGA
- a CDS encoding type I restriction endonuclease subunit R yields the protein MSQTTEKAFESYVERMLLAKGWQQAGVDGWDKERALFPQAITDFIAATQPQLWEMMRTQHGEQLEAMLLAALVRELAIKGTLHVLRHGFKFYGKTFRLAYFKPAHGLNEEVLAHYRANLLTVTRQAPCHPGDHATVDLLFAVGGLPVATCELKNPWTGQSWRNAVRQYREDRNPRAPLFAFKQRALAHFAADPDEVHMTTRLAGDKTFFLPFNRGSHPGGVQCGAGNPQHPSGYRSGYFWEEVLERESFLDILGHFVFLEKKQEKLEDGKGGSRMVTRETMIFPRYHQLDSTRKLIAAARAEGPGQNYLIQHSAGSGKTNSISWLSHRLASLHDIDDRKVFDCVIVITDRQVLDRQLQDAIYQIEHAQGVVRAIDQDSRQLAEALIDGTRIVVTTLQKFPFVLRGLLHVAGAGDSDAPDDAARVQATAWAAEIGKRRYAVIVDEAHSSQTGETARELKAILGANMGSSGDDGEMDWEDRLNEVMASRGRQQNLSFFAYTATPKGKTLELFGRVGSSGKPEPFHLYSMRQAIEEGFILDVLQNYTTYKTYFKLVKAVEDDPDLPKKKAARALARFLVLHPTNIAQKIEVIVEHFRSHVRIHLGGRAKAMVVTGSRLQAVKYMEAFQRYIGERGYDDIRPLVAFSGTVRDPETGLEYTESGMNTDVVSGKPISEKQLPGRFASPDYQVLLVANKYQTGFDQPLLVAMYVDKRLDGVQAVQTLSRLNRMAPGKEAPFVLDFANEAEDIYRAFKPYYDATSLQESSDPAQLEQLKHELDAFQIYHANEVEAFARIFYRTPGKQNPADHACLQRHLQPAVDRFKAMKDEEQRSEFRDKLSGYVKVYSFLSQIIPYADPDLEMLYSFGRFLLPHLSLERDTSVVKLGDEVDLQYYRLQRIFSGAIELREDNGEYGVKSPTDVGTGKAREEKAPLSEIIEVLNDRFGTNFTEEDRLFFEQIKEKAANTPEVIRLRRANPFDKFQLGLRQMLEDLMLQRMNENDKIVSRYMDDKAFEDKAFAVLSKVIYDSIPATDAMDFGGEG from the coding sequence ATGTCCCAGACCACCGAAAAAGCCTTCGAGTCCTACGTGGAGCGGATGCTGCTGGCCAAAGGCTGGCAGCAGGCCGGTGTGGATGGCTGGGACAAAGAGCGGGCGCTGTTCCCGCAGGCGATCACCGATTTTATCGCCGCCACCCAGCCGCAGCTGTGGGAGATGATGCGCACCCAGCACGGAGAGCAACTGGAGGCGATGCTGTTGGCCGCTCTGGTCAGGGAACTGGCCATCAAGGGGACACTCCATGTGCTGCGCCACGGCTTCAAATTCTACGGCAAGACCTTTCGGCTGGCCTACTTCAAACCCGCCCACGGTCTGAATGAAGAGGTGCTGGCGCACTACCGGGCCAACCTGCTCACCGTCACCCGTCAGGCGCCCTGCCATCCGGGCGATCACGCCACTGTTGATCTGCTTTTCGCCGTGGGCGGCCTGCCGGTGGCGACCTGCGAGCTGAAGAATCCCTGGACCGGACAGAGCTGGCGCAACGCAGTACGGCAGTACAGGGAAGACCGCAATCCGCGCGCGCCGCTGTTTGCGTTCAAGCAGCGGGCGCTGGCGCACTTTGCCGCCGATCCGGACGAGGTGCACATGACCACCCGGCTGGCCGGGGACAAGACCTTTTTTCTGCCCTTCAATCGCGGCAGTCATCCCGGCGGGGTGCAGTGCGGCGCGGGCAACCCGCAGCACCCTTCCGGCTACCGCAGCGGCTATTTCTGGGAAGAGGTGCTGGAGCGCGAAAGCTTCCTCGACATTCTCGGCCACTTCGTTTTTCTTGAGAAGAAGCAGGAAAAGCTTGAAGACGGCAAGGGCGGCAGCCGCATGGTGACCAGGGAGACGATGATCTTCCCGCGCTATCACCAGCTTGACTCCACCCGTAAGCTGATCGCCGCCGCCCGCGCCGAGGGACCGGGGCAGAACTATCTGATCCAGCATTCGGCAGGCAGCGGCAAGACCAACTCCATCTCCTGGCTGTCGCACCGCCTGGCCAGCCTGCACGATATCGACGACCGCAAGGTGTTCGACTGCGTAATCGTCATCACCGACCGGCAGGTGCTCGACCGTCAGTTGCAGGACGCCATCTACCAGATCGAACACGCCCAGGGAGTGGTCAGGGCCATTGATCAGGATTCAAGGCAACTGGCCGAGGCATTGATCGACGGCACCAGGATCGTCGTCACCACCCTGCAGAAATTTCCGTTTGTACTGCGCGGTCTGCTCCACGTTGCCGGAGCCGGGGACTCGGATGCACCGGATGATGCGGCCAGGGTGCAGGCAACGGCCTGGGCAGCGGAGATCGGCAAGCGCCGCTACGCGGTGATCGTGGATGAGGCGCACTCCTCCCAGACCGGCGAGACGGCGCGGGAGCTGAAGGCGATTCTGGGCGCGAACATGGGGAGCAGCGGTGACGACGGAGAAATGGACTGGGAGGATCGCCTGAACGAGGTGATGGCTTCGCGCGGCCGGCAGCAAAACTTGAGCTTTTTCGCCTACACCGCCACCCCCAAGGGCAAGACGCTGGAGCTGTTTGGGCGCGTCGGCTCAAGCGGCAAGCCGGAACCTTTCCACCTCTACAGCATGCGGCAAGCCATCGAAGAGGGGTTCATCCTCGATGTGCTGCAGAACTACACGACCTACAAAACCTATTTCAAGCTGGTCAAAGCGGTGGAGGACGACCCCGACCTTCCGAAAAAAAAGGCGGCGCGGGCATTGGCCAGATTTCTGGTGCTGCATCCGACCAATATCGCCCAGAAGATCGAGGTGATCGTCGAACACTTCCGCAGCCATGTGCGCATCCATTTGGGCGGTCGGGCCAAGGCCATGGTGGTGACTGGTTCGCGTTTGCAGGCAGTGAAGTATATGGAGGCCTTCCAGCGCTATATCGGCGAGCGAGGTTATGACGATATCCGGCCGCTGGTGGCCTTCAGCGGCACGGTGCGCGATCCGGAAACCGGCCTGGAATATACCGAATCGGGGATGAACACCGATGTAGTGAGCGGCAAACCGATCAGCGAAAAACAGCTGCCCGGACGATTTGCCTCGCCTGATTACCAGGTGCTCTTGGTGGCCAACAAGTACCAGACCGGCTTCGACCAGCCTTTGCTCGTGGCCATGTACGTGGACAAGCGGCTGGACGGGGTGCAGGCGGTGCAGACCCTGTCGCGCCTCAACCGCATGGCGCCGGGCAAGGAGGCGCCCTTTGTGCTCGACTTCGCCAACGAGGCCGAGGACATCTACCGCGCTTTCAAACCTTATTACGACGCCACCAGCCTGCAGGAAAGCTCCGATCCCGCCCAGCTCGAACAGCTCAAGCACGAGCTGGACGCCTTTCAGATTTACCACGCAAACGAGGTGGAGGCCTTTGCCCGCATCTTCTATCGTACGCCGGGCAAACAAAACCCCGCCGACCATGCCTGTCTGCAGCGGCACCTGCAACCGGCGGTGGATCGCTTCAAGGCGATGAAAGACGAGGAGCAGCGCAGTGAATTCCGCGACAAGCTGAGCGGTTACGTCAAAGTGTACAGTTTTTTGAGTCAGATCATCCCCTATGCTGATCCCGACCTGGAGATGCTCTACAGCTTTGGCCGGTTCCTGCTGCCGCACCTGTCGCTGGAACGCGATACCAGTGTCGTCAAACTGGGCGACGAGGTGGACCTGCAGTACTACCGTCTGCAACGGATCTTTTCCGGAGCCATCGAGTTGCGCGAGGACAATGGTGAATACGGCGTGAAGAGTCCTACGGATGTGGGCACTGGAAAGGCCAGGGAGGAGAAGGCGCCGCTTTCCGAAATCATCGAGGTGCTGAACGACCGCTTCGGCACCAACTTTACCGAGGAAGACCGGCTGTTCTTCGAGCAGATCAAGGAGAAGGCCGCCAATACTCCGGAAGTGATCCGCCTGCGGCGGGCCAACCCTTTTGACAAATTCCAGCTGGGACTGCGCCAGATGCTGGAAGATCTGATGCTGCAACGCATGAACGAGAACGATAAAATCGTTTCTCGCTATATGGACGACAAAGCCTTTGAGGATAAGGCCTTTGCTGTGCTGTCCAAGGTCATTTACGACAGCATTCCGGCAACGGATGCCATGGATTTTGGTGGTGAGGGATGA
- a CDS encoding Fic family protein, with translation MKFETFKAGQWKKRYQYKSFEPVPVNHEWTWEDPTINTLLEQATRALGELNAFSLIVPDVDLFIEMHVLKEAQTSSKIEGTQTGIDEALMPEEQIRPEKRDDWREVHNYIEAVNTAIAKLQTLPLSNRLLKQTHAILMQGVRGEHKQPGEFRTSQNWIGGSNLSDATFIPPHHDGVTELMGDLEKFWHNEEIAVPHLVRAAISHYQFETIHPFLDGNGRIGRLLIPLYLVSHGLLAKPSLYLSDFFERNRASYYDALMQVRVSNDLIHWVRFFLNGVAQTATKGREIFSQILTLRTEVEQAVLGLGKRAPTVRSALNLLYRKPIVSAADVAETLEVSTPTANAAINSLIKLNILTEVTGQQRSRIYVFDRYLKLFVS, from the coding sequence ATGAAGTTCGAAACATTCAAGGCTGGTCAATGGAAGAAGCGTTACCAGTACAAAAGCTTCGAACCTGTGCCTGTTAATCACGAGTGGACCTGGGAAGACCCCACCATAAACACCCTGCTGGAGCAGGCCACCCGCGCCTTAGGTGAGTTGAACGCTTTTTCTCTGATCGTGCCGGATGTCGACCTGTTCATCGAAATGCATGTTCTCAAGGAGGCCCAGACCTCCAGCAAGATCGAGGGCACCCAGACCGGCATCGACGAAGCCCTGATGCCCGAAGAACAAATCCGGCCGGAAAAGCGCGATGACTGGCGGGAAGTGCACAACTACATTGAAGCGGTCAACACAGCCATCGCCAAACTGCAAACCCTCCCGCTCTCCAACCGGCTGCTCAAACAGACCCATGCCATCCTCATGCAGGGGGTGCGGGGGGAACACAAACAACCGGGCGAATTCCGCACCAGCCAGAACTGGATCGGCGGTTCCAACTTGAGCGATGCCACTTTTATCCCGCCCCACCATGATGGGGTGACGGAATTGATGGGTGATCTGGAGAAATTCTGGCATAACGAGGAGATTGCAGTGCCGCATCTGGTACGCGCGGCCATCAGCCATTATCAGTTCGAGACCATTCATCCGTTTTTGGACGGCAACGGTCGTATCGGCCGTCTGCTGATTCCGCTCTATCTGGTCAGCCACGGTCTGTTGGCCAAGCCATCGCTCTATCTCTCCGACTTCTTCGAGCGCAACCGGGCCAGCTACTACGATGCTCTGATGCAGGTCCGCGTCAGTAACGATTTGATCCATTGGGTACGATTTTTCCTCAATGGCGTCGCCCAGACCGCCACCAAGGGCCGAGAGATATTCAGTCAGATTCTAACTCTGCGCACCGAAGTGGAACAGGCCGTGCTGGGGTTGGGCAAGCGTGCGCCGACCGTACGATCAGCTCTGAACCTGCTCTACCGAAAGCCTATTGTCAGCGCCGCCGATGTAGCGGAAACTTTGGAAGTCTCGACACCGACGGCCAATGCTGCCATCAACTCTCTCATAAAATTAAATATCTTGACTGAGGTCACGGGCCAGCAGCGTAGCCGTATCTACGTCTTTGATCGTTACCTTAAGCTGTTTGTTAGTTAA
- a CDS encoding restriction endonuclease subunit S, whose protein sequence is MRYPVYPEYKESGVQWLGQVPEHWEVKRLKKAAHLNDRKVEADEESPVPYIGMENIESWTGKLLPIDRDIVPSGVANRFTAKNTLFGKLRPYLGKAYNPDFDGLCSTELLVIESEGFDRRALLYWLLTDGFIELVDSSTYGSKMPRTNWDFIGNCLLPVPPLPEQTAIADFLDRETGRIDTLVAKKRRLIALLKEKRTVLISRTVTRGLPASVARAFGLEPHTRFKDSGIEWLGQVPEGWEVTALKWRIRTKSGDGIPTFEVSPEKSVDANIPVIGGNGIMGYCSSANSNTPVLAVGRVGALCGNVHEINYSAWITDNSLVLTVQRNTFDLKYLASVLRTRNLNEIADKTAQPLITGTRVRAEFAPVPPLPEQTAISTYLDRETAKIDRLVEKIELLISRLQEYRAALITAAVTGKIDVRSCTSQEVST, encoded by the coding sequence ATGAGGTATCCGGTCTATCCCGAATATAAAGAGAGCGGCGTCCAGTGGCTGGGGCAGGTTCCGGAGCATTGGGAGGTGAAGCGGCTGAAAAAGGCTGCCCATCTGAATGACAGAAAAGTTGAGGCCGACGAGGAGAGCCCCGTTCCGTATATTGGCATGGAAAACATTGAATCATGGACAGGAAAGCTGCTGCCCATTGATCGTGATATTGTTCCATCTGGTGTTGCCAATCGATTCACTGCGAAAAATACCCTGTTCGGCAAACTCCGGCCATACTTAGGCAAGGCATATAATCCTGATTTTGATGGGCTATGTTCGACCGAATTGCTGGTGATCGAAAGTGAGGGTTTTGATCGGAGAGCCTTGCTTTATTGGCTATTGACGGATGGCTTCATCGAGCTAGTTGATTCGTCCACTTATGGGTCGAAGATGCCACGCACCAACTGGGATTTTATCGGCAACTGTCTATTGCCAGTTCCCCCTCTCCCCGAACAGACCGCCATTGCCGATTTTCTCGACCGGGAGACAGGGAGGATCGACACGCTGGTGGCGAAGAAGCGGCGGCTGATTGCGCTGCTTAAGGAGAAACGCACAGTACTCATCTCCCGCACCGTCACCCGTGGCCTGCCTGCATCAGTGGCCCGCGCATTCGGCCTTGAACCCCACACCCGCTTCAAGGATTCCGGCATTGAATGGCTGGGGCAGGTGCCGGAAGGGTGGGAGGTGACGGCACTGAAATGGCGGATCAGAACAAAAAGTGGAGACGGCATACCCACCTTCGAGGTTTCTCCCGAAAAAAGTGTAGATGCCAACATCCCAGTAATAGGGGGGAATGGCATTATGGGTTATTGCTCTTCAGCCAATTCAAATACTCCAGTTCTCGCTGTTGGGCGTGTGGGAGCTCTTTGTGGAAATGTCCACGAAATCAATTATTCTGCGTGGATTACAGATAACTCACTGGTTTTAACCGTCCAACGAAACACTTTTGACCTCAAATATCTGGCATCTGTACTCCGTACAAGAAATCTGAATGAGATAGCCGATAAAACTGCCCAACCGCTAATCACGGGAACCAGAGTGCGAGCCGAATTTGCGCCAGTTCCTCCTCTCCCCGAACAAACCGCCATCTCCACCTACCTTGACCGCGAAACGGCCAAAATTGACCGGCTGGTGGAGAAGATCGAACTGCTCATCAGCCGCTTGCAGGAATACCGCGCCGCGCTCATCACCGCCGCCGTGACGGGCAAAATCGATGTGCGGAGCTGTACCAGCCAAGAGGTCAGCACATGA